The nucleotide window AAGGGCGACTACCTGTTCATCCTCGATGCCGACTTCGTCCCGAATCCGGACGTGCTCCAAAAGACCATCCATTTCTTCAGCGATGACCGCATCGGCATGATCCAGACCCGCTGGGGCCACCTGAACCGCACCTTCAACGTCCTGACCCGTATCCAGGCCATGTTCCTGGACGGCCACCTGGAGCTGGAACAGACCGCCCGCAACCGCAGCGGCCGCTTCTTCACCTTCAACGGCACCGCCGGCATCTGGCGCAAGTGCTGCATCGCCGACGCCGGCGGCTGGGAGCATGACACCCTCACGGAGGACATGGACCTCAGCTACCGCGCCCAGCTCAAGGGCTGGCGCTTCATCTTCCTCAATGACGTGGAGACCCCGGCCGAGCTGCCGGTGGACATGGACGGCTTCAAGAGCCAGCAGCACCGCTGGACGAAGGGCTCCATCCAGGTCTGCAAGAAGGTCCTGCCCGCGATCTGGCGCAGCAATGTCCCGCTGCCGGTGAAACTCGAGGCCACGGCCCACCTGACCTCGAACTTCGCCTACCTGATGTTGATCTGCCTGTGCTTCCTGATCTACCCGAACCAGCACGGCGTGAACCACCTCGGCCCGATCGGCTACTATGTGGTGAACGGCTCGATCTTCTTCTTCTCCTCCGTCTCGGTGGCGATGTTCTACTTCATGTCCCAGAAGGCGCTCCGCCCGGGTTCCTGGTGGAAGGAAATCCCCTATCTTCCGCTCCTGCTGGCCCTCGGCATCGGCATGTCGATCAGCAATGCCAAGGCCGTGCTGGAAGCCATCTTCAACCACCAGACCGCCTTCATCCGCACCCCGAAATACGGTGATCAGCAGAAGAAGACGGATTGGAAAAAGAGCAGCTACAAGGCTATGAAGACTCTCACTCCGGTCGTCGAACTGCTGTTCGCATTCTTCTTCCTCTTTGTGGTTGTGGAAGCTGCGATGAATGGAAACTGGGCCTCCACGATTCTTCTGCTTCCATTCCCGGTCGGATTCTTTTATACATCTCTTTCGTCACTCGCCCGCCTGCTTCCCCAAGGCCGTGCTGAAACACAAATCGTGTCCCGCAACGATCCTTGATACCATGTATGGCAAACTGCTGAGAAACACCCTTCTCCCCTTTTCCTCCCTGCTTCTCGCGCTGGGTCTGGCCAGCTGCGGCTCGACATCCAAAGACACCCGCAACAAGGTGTTGGTGAGCGTCCGCGATCAAAAAATGATGCTGATGCAGGACAACAAGCCGGTGAAGACCTACAAGGTCTCCACCTCCAAGTTCGGCATCGGTGACAAGCCGGGCAGCAACTGCACCCCTCTGGGCCACCTTGAGGTGGCTTCCAAGATCGGTGACAGCTTCCCCTCCGGCACCGTCATCAAGAATCGCCGCCCCACCGGCGAGATCCTCAAGCCGAACGCGCCGGGCCGCGATCCCATCGTCAGCCGCATCATGTGGCTGAAGGGAACGGACAAGGCCAACAAGAACACCTTTGGCCGCTGCATCTACATCCACGGCACCGCTGAGGAATGGCGTCTCGGCACCCCGGCCTCCTACGGCTGTATCCGCATGGCCTCCAAGGACGTGATCGACCTTTACAAGCGCCTCGGCGTGGGTGCGGATGTCCACGTGATGCGGGATTCGCTGGACTCCGTCCAGCCGGTGAAATCCTACGCCTCGGTCGCCTCGAATCACTGATCCGGCCTCTGCGTTGGGATTTCCCGACGCAGAAGCTTGACAGAATCCACTCTGTAACTATCTTTCGCGCCCCGCCCGTCCGGGGCATCAACCAGCTTTTCCCACTACCATGGCCAACACCAAGTCCGCCCAGAAGCGCTCCCGCCAGACGATCGTGCGCACCGAGCGCAACCGCGCCGAGAAGAGCCGCGTGAAGACCCTTCGCAAGAAGGCCCTCACCGCCATCGCCGCCGGTGACAAGGCCGCCGCCGCCGAAGCCGTCAATGCATTCTCCTCCGCGGTTGACAAGGCCGCCAAGCGCAACCTCATTCACCCGAACAAGGCTGCGAACCTGAAGAGCAAGACCGCCAAGGCGATCGCTGCCATCGCCTGAAACGGCGCCCCGGACAAACGATTAAAAGCGGACCGGGCTCCCGGTGCCGCTTTTTTCGTGTAACGCCCCGACCATGTCGAAACCCGCTCCAACTCCCGATCCCTCCCGCGAGCAGAAGGCCGCGCGGATCGCCGCGAACCCCTCCGCCTACAAGGTATGCGAGGGCTGCGACTCGATCGTGGGCGCGGGAGCCGCGCTATGCCCGAACTGCCACAGCTTCCGCTTCGACATCCGCGCGGACCGGGTGGTGAAGCAGGCCCTTTTCCTCGGCGCGCGTGAACAAAGTTCCGTCACGGCGGAAGATATCAGTTGATCATCGCGCGGGTTCCGGCGTAAAACGCCGCCCCGCAACGCGGGCGTAGCTCAGTGGTAGAGCGCCACCTTGCCAAGGTGGATGTCGTGAGTTCGAATCTCATCGCCCGCTCCATTTTCCCAAACAAAAAGGATGCCTCTCCAGGCGTCCTTTTTGTTTCACCGGCAGAGGACTATGGCTTGAGACCAAAGGCAGCAACGGTGCGCGGATTGAGCACCACCAAAACCCGGCCACCCGCCGACAGCGCTGCCTCCCCCTTGTCGAGGGAAAGTGACTTGCCATCAGCGGTCTTCACTTCGAATTCCGGCAGAACCCGGCACTGTCCGCCACCCATGGGCTCAACCCAGCAGCGGAAGCGGGTATCCAATTCGTTGCTGCCATCCGGCAAACCTTGGTCGCACATGAGCGTCAGCCCCTTTCCGACAGGGAAACGGGAAATCATCATGAGGTGTGCCCCGGAACCGGATCTTGGAGCTTGGGTCAGGTTCAGCAACTCATTGCGATCCGCATCACTCAAACGACCGGCATCCGGCACGTCATAAACAGACACGACCACCGTGGCCACGGTCTCTCGCTTGCAGGACGACAGAAGCGCGAAAAGCGGCAGAAGGGCGGCTAGGGCAAAATCACGCATGGCAGGAGATGACAACCCGCAACCTCCCTGCTCATGCCGACGGGGTCAAGGCCATCTCTCCTAGCGGAACTTCACACCAAGCCCCTTCACGAGGGAATCGAGCACGCGCTGGTGCGCGCCATCGACTTCCTCCGCCTTCAGGGTTCGGGCGGCATCACGGTAAACAAAGCGGTAGGCCACCGACTTGCGGTCGGCGGGGAGCTTTTCACCGGACGGATCGCGGAAGACATCGAAGCACTCGAAGGAAATCAGCAGCGGCTCCTGGAGCTTCGCGAGGGTTTTCTCGATCTCCAGATTCGCCAGCGTCACCGGCACGTCCATGGCGGCGTCGCGGGACGAGGCCGGGAACTGCGGCAGATCTTCGGCATGGGCGATGCCCGAACGGAGCTTGCGCAGCTTCGCGAGGTCGAATTCCGCCACGAACACCGCGCCACCCAGATCGAGCTCGCGCTCTCGGGCAGGCAGCAGGCGGGCGAAGTTGCCGATCGACTGGCCGTCGGCCTGCACATCGGCCCCGAGGGCGAAGCCATCGCGCTCCTTCGGCACGAACTGGACATGGGCGTTCGGCACCAGCGCGCCAACGACCGCTTTCAGGTCATAAAGGTCGCTCACGCGCTCGGCCTGCGCCCAACCGGCTGGCACCGCCGGACCGGCAAGCAGAATGCCGAGACCATCGCTTTCGAGATCCTTCGCCTTGCCGCCACCGGCATTGCGGAACACCCGGCCGAGCTCGAACAAGCGCAGCGCCTTGGTGCCCTGGCGGATGTTGCGGGCGGCGGAAGCCACCAGCCCCGGTACGAGGCTCGGACGCATCACGGCGTGATCCTCGCTCAGCGGGAGCTTCACCCGGATCAGGTCGCCGTCCTGCAGCGGACGCAGCGGCAGCGAATCGGCCACCTGGTTGTCGGCGATCAATTTGATCGTCTGGGATTCGTGGAAGCCGAGGGCGGCCAGAGCGCGGCGCAGGGCCATATCGGCGTCATAGGCGGCATCGACCGCGCTGGAAGCCACGAAGGCCCCTTGGAAGCGCGATGGCACGTTGTCGAGGCCGTGGACGCGGGCCACCTCTTCGACGAGGTCGATGTGGCGCTGGAGATCGGCACGGAATGACGGCACCTGCCACTGGCCACCGTCCTGTTTCACCAGCCCGAGGCGGGTAAGAATCTCATCCGCCGCCTCATGGGAGATCGAGCTGCCCATGAGCTGGTCGAGACGGGCGTAATCGAGCGTCACCGGCTGGACGCGGACGGGAGCTTCCCCGGCCACAGCGGCGGTCGCGGCGGCCGTGCCGCCAGCGGTTTCGAGAATCAGCTTCACCGCCAGCGCGGAAGCGGGCAGCACGCCCTGCGGATCAGCCCCGCGCTCGAAACGGTAGGAAGAATCCGAAGAAAGGGCAGTGCGGCGCGAGGTGCGGCGGATGCCGGACGGCTCGAACCAAGCGGATTCAAGCAGAATGGACGTCGTGCCCTCCGTCACGCCGGAGTCCGCGCCGCCCATCACGCCGCCGAGGGCGAGGGCCGCGCCGGATTCATCCGAGATGACGAGGTCGGAGCCTTCGAGCGTATAGGTGGCGTCATCGAGCGCCTTGAACGCCTCGCCGTCTTTGGCGCGGCGGATCACCAGCGCCCCGTTGACCTTGGCGGTGTCGAAGGCGTGAAGCGGCTGGCCGGTCTCGTGGAGCACGAAATTGGTCACATCCACCACGTTGTTGATCGGGCGCAGGCCGATCGACTCCAAACGGCGCTGGAGCCAGGCCGGGCTTTCCTTGATCTCGACACCATCGATTTTCACCACGGTGTAAAACGGGCAGCCATCAACGGACTCCAGCTTCACCGAATCACCCGCCGGAGCGGTGTCGCGGGCCGGGATTTCCAGCGGCTTGAGCGGCTGCTTGAGCAGGGTCGCCAGCTCGCGGGCCATGCCGTGGTGGCTGAGCAGGTCCGGGCGGTTCGGGGTGACCTCGACTTCCAAGAGGACGTCGGATTCGAAAAGCTCCTTCACCGGGCGGCCGATCGGGGAATCGGACGGCAAAATGAGAAGGCCGTCCTCGCCCTCCGGCAGGCCGATTTCCACGGACGAGCACAGCATGCCCTTCGACTCGACGCCGCGCATCTTGGTCTCGCCGATGGTGAAACCACCCGGCAGCGCCGCGCCGGGCAGGGCGCAGGGCACCTTGTCACCCACCTTGTAATTCTTCGCACCGCAGACGATCTGGCGGAGCTGGCCCTCGCCCGCGTCCACCTGCGTCACTTTGAGGCGATCCGCGTTCGGGTGCTGGACGGCCTCCATGATCTGAGCGACCACGATCTGGTTCGACGAAACGCCCTCGGCCTCGATGCCCTCGACCTCGATGCCGGCGAAAGTCAGCAAATCGTCCAGTTCCTGCGGAGATTTGCCACCCAGGTCCACGTGCGTCGAAAGCCAGTTGAGGGAAACGTTCATGATCGGCCCCGCAGGTGGTCGCGGAGAGGCCGGGGATTGTCAAGGACGGGGGCTTTCGAGCGCCCCCTTCCATCCGTCAAGGGAGGGGGATTACGAAGGTGCGGCTCCTTGCATTTGTTGGGGCGCTGTGGCATGTTAGATCGGCTGCTCCTCATTTCCGTGGGGCGGTCCTGTTGGAGGAAACCGCCATGTTCACCCTGTCGAAACTGGCCTTCTGGAAGCGGACGTCTCCGGACACCCGCTCCGGCCGCCCGATGGGGGATCACCCGGCGTGGAAACCCCGGCTCGGGCTGGCGCTTTCCTCCGGCGGAGCCCGCGGTCTGGCCCATGTGGGCGTGCTGGAAGTGCTGGAGGAGGCGGGCATCGAAATCCACGCCATCGCCGGATCGAGCATGGGAGCCTACGTCGGCGCGCTGTGGGCCGCCGGGTTTTCCGGCAAGCAGCTCGAAGACCTCGCGGCGGAGATGAATGACAGCCGCCAGATGTGGAAACTGGCCGATCCGCTGATTCCGCCACTGAAAGGCCTCTTCAAGGGCGAGAAGGCGAAAAAGCACCTCTCCCGCTCCATTGGCGACCTCAAGATCGAGGATCTCGAGCGCCGCCTGATGATCATCACCTTCGATCTGGATACCTGCGAGCGCCTCGTGGTCCGCAGCGGCAGCCTGGCCGATGCCGTCCACGCTTCCTGCGCCATGCCGGGCGTGGTCGCGCCGGTTTCATTCAAAGGCCGGCGTTGCGCGGACGGCGGCGTGGTCGATCCGGTCCCGGTCGGTGCCTTGCGGCGCTTCGGCGATGTCGACCGGGTGATCGCCGTTTCCACTTTGCCGAGCCTCGCCGAGGTTGAAGCCGGGTGTTGCCGCCCCGAGGAAGAAGCCAATCCGTCGTGGTGGCGGCGCGGCACCGAGGCCTTCAGCCGCCACACCAATCCCCTCGCCCCAGGCAACATCGGCGACACCTTCCGCAAGAGCATCCGCGCCGCCCAGATCCGTCTCGCCGATGACGCCTGCCGCCGTGCCGACCTGTGCCTGCACCCGCCCTACGTCGCGGCCCGCTGGCACGAGTATGCTCGCTTCGAGCACTTCATCGAAGCGGGCCGCCGCATCGCGCGGGAACATCTCGATGAAATCCGCGCCCTCGCGGGCGTGCCCAATCCGGAAACCCAACCTCATGAGCCAACCAAGGACAACCTGGTGGTGGGAGAACGCGTCGCCTGACGAACAGCGCTACCTGCAAGGCCTGCGCCTGCGGAAATTTCTCCGCGAGGCGGTGGTGCCGTTTTCGCCCTACTACGGGGAGCTGTTCCGCCAACGCGGCATCGACTGGCGCGACTTTCAATCCATTGACGATCTCGACCTGCTGCCGCTGACCTCGAAGGCCGATCTGGTCAACCCGCGCGACTTCATCCTCCAGCCGGACTCCTCAGTGCTGCGCAAGCGCGGCTCAATCATCGCCAGCGCGCTCCTCCACGGCACCGGGGCGACCAAGGAACAGTTGGAGCGAGAATGGCGGCCCGTGCTGATGACCAGCACCACCGGTCGCGCCGCCGCACCAGTGCCGTTTTTCTATACTCAACACGATCTCGACCGGCTGGCCATGGGCGGTCGACGGATGATGGAGATCGCCCAGTCCGATCCGGCATTCCGCCACGTCAACGCCTTCCCTTTCGCACCGCATCTCGCGTTCTGGCAGGGGCACTACGCGTCGCTCGGCTTCAACACCTTCATGATCTCCACCGGTGGTGGCAAGGCGCTCGGCACCGAGGGCAACATCCGGCTCATCGACCGCGTCGACCCCGACGCGCTGATCGCGATGCCGACCTTCCTCTATCACCTGCTCCAACAGGCCGCCGCGGGTGGCAGCCGCTGGCAGAATCTCAAACGCATCGTGCTCGGTGGCGAAAAGGTGCCGGAAGGCATGCGCCAGAAAATCGTCGTGCTGTGCGAGCAACTCGGCTCGCCCGGCGTGAGCGTGCTTTCCACCTACGCCTTCACCGAAGCGAAGATGGCATGGACCGAATGCCGCGTGGGCCATGACAAAAACCCCACCGGCTTCCACCTCTATCCGGATCTCGGCTTCATTGAAATCGTCGATCCGCAAACCGGCAGACGCGTGGCGGACGGCATGCCCGGTGAGATCGTGTTCACCCCGCTCGATTCGCGCGGCACCGTGGTCCTGCGCTATCGCACCGGCGATGTCACCGATGGCGGCATCGTTTACGAACGTTGTCCCGCCTGCGGCCGCACCTGCCCGCGCATCACCGGCAATGTCTCGCGACTCACCGACCGCCATCAACTCAACATCGACAAGCTCAAGGGCACGCTCGTGGACTTCAGTGAGCTCGAGCATCTGCTCGATGACACCCGCGAGATCGGCGCGTGGCAGATCGAGCTTCGCAAGCGCAACGACGACCCGCTCGAGTGCGATGAGGTGATCGTCCACGCCGTGCCGATGAACGGCCTTTCCGGCGATGCGCTGCGCGAACTGGTGATGCGCCGCTTCCGTGAAAAAGCGGAGTTTTCCCCGAACAACGTGCTGCTCCACGACTGGGACGAAATGCGGCAACTGCAAGGTGTCGGCCGCGAGTTGAAGGAACAGAAAATCGTGGACCACCGCCCAACCTCCTCACCCAAATGAACCTCTGGATCCTCGCCGGTGTCAGAACACCCTTCCTGCGTGCAGGCACGCGGTTCGAGCCGCTCGGCGCGGCGGATCTGGGTCGGCTTGCAATCAGCGCGTTGCTGGCGCGCACCGGCATCGATCCCGGCGCGATTGATGAGGTGATCCTTGGATGCGTGGGCCAACCGGCGGACGCGGCGAATGTCGCTCGCGTGGCCGCCCTTCGCGCCGGGATTCCCGCCAACGTGCCCGCCGCCACGGTGCAGCGGAACTGCGCGTCCGGCCTGGAGTCAATCACCAGCGCCTATGAACGCATGGCCGCAGGCAAGGGCGAGCTGTTCCTAGTCGGCGGCATGGAAAGCATGAGCCGCTACCCCCTGCTCTACAACGACAGCGCGGCGAAGCATTTTGGCTTGCTGGCGAAGGCCCGCAGCCCGTTCCAGAAACTGGCGGCTTTGACAAAATTCCGCGCGAAGGATTTCTCCCCACAGATCGGCCTGAAGCTCGGCCTCACCGATCCCTACACCGGGATGATCATGGGCGAGACCGCCGAACTGCTGGCGCGCGAATATGGCATCAACCGTGCGGAGCAGGATGTCTTCGCCGCGGACTCACATCGCAAGGCACTGGCCGCCACCGAAGCCCGCGCCCGCGAAGTCGCCCCGGCACATGTCGGCGGCGAAGCGGTGCTCAACGACAACGGCCCCCGCGAGGATTCCACTCCGGAAAAACTCACCAAGCTCAAACCGATCTTCGAACCAAAGTGGGGCGGCGTCACCGCAGGCAACAGCTCACAGATCAGCGATGGCGCGGTGGCCTTGCTCGTGGGCTCGGAAGCCGCCGCCGCACGACTCGGCCTCACGCCACTCGGCCGTCTCACCCACTATGCCTATAGTGGATGCGATCCCGCCCGCATGGGCATCGGTCCCGTGCTTGCCAGTGCGAAAGCCATGCGTGATGGAGCCCCCTCGCCCGCCGAGGCGGATGTGGTGGAACTCAACGAAGCCTTCGCCGCCCAGGTGCTCGCCGTCCTCAAAGCATTCCGCGATCCCGCCGCCGCGAGGCTGGCCGGACTCGATCATCCGCTCGGCGAGATTGCCCCGGAAAAACTCAACCGCCGTGGTGGATCGATCGCGCTCGGCCATCCCGTCGGTGCAACCGGCTCGCGGTTGGTTCTGACCGCCCTCGACCAACTTCACGAAACCGGTGGCAAACGCGCGCTGGTCACACTCTGTGTCGGCGGCGGCCAAGGTGCCGCTCTGTGGTTCGAACGTCCCTAACCTTTCCCCGCCATGCCCAACCTCCATCTGCAACGCGACGGCGACCGGGCCACGCTGACCTTCGACCGCGAAGGTTCCTCGGCGAACATCTTCGACGCCGCCACGCTTCGTGAACTGGACAGCCTGCTCGCCGATCTGGAAAACAGCCCGCCGTGGGATGGCCTGCTGATCGTTTCGGCCAAGCCGTCCATCTTCATCGCAGGCGCGGATCTCAATGCCTTCCTCAAAGCCTCGCCCGAGGAATTCGACGCGCTGATCCGCCTGGGTCAATCGGTCTTCACCCGCTTGCAACGGCTGCGCATTCCCACCTGCGCCGCGATCCACGGTGCCTGTGCGGGCGGCGGCTACGAACTCGCGCTCGCCTGCGATTGGCGGATCGCCAGCAATGCGAAGGCCACCAAGATCGGACTGCCGGAAACCCAACTCGGTATCCTGCCCGCCTGGGGTGGCTCAACCCGACTCCCGAACCGCGTCGGCCTGCCCACCGCGCTTGATGTGATTCTCGGCGGCAAGCTTCACGCCGCGGAAGCCGCCCGTCGCAAGGGCCTCGTCGATGCCGTGGTACCGAAGGAGGTGCTCATTGAGCAGGCGTGGAAACTGATCGCAAAGGGCAAGCGTCGCCCGTTCCATCATCCCTTCCTGCATTCTCCGCCGGTACGCGCGCTCATCGCGAAGAAAGCCGCCAAGACGCTGCAGGAAAAAACCCGTGGCAACTACCCCGGTGCCACCAAGGCTCTCGCGGTCGCCTGTGCCGCCACTCATGGCTCGCCGCAGGAAAGCATGGATCGCGAACGCGCGGCGATTCTCGAACTCACGCCTCTGCCACAAACTCGGAATCTGATCCGCCTGTTCTTCCTCACCGAGAAGGCGAAGAAGGATCAGCCGGTGGCCGCATCGCCGCGGAACATCGGCCAGATCGCCGTGATCGGTGCGGGCGTGATGGGTTCCGGCATCGCGCACTGGCTGGCCTCGCGCGGTCATCCGGTACTGCTCCAGGACATCGACGATGCCGCGCTCGCCCGTGGTATGAAGACGATTGAGAAGCTGATCGCACAAGCGGTGCAGAAGCACGTCGTCACCCGCGTCGAAGCCCAGCACACGCTCGATCGCATCACGCCCGTGCGCGGGAATGTTCCGCTCACGCGCTGTGATCTGGTGATCGAAGCCGCGGTGGAGGATCTGTTCATCAAGCGCCGCGTGTTCGGCGATCTCTCCGCGCGGGTGCGTCCGGATTGTTTGCTCGCCACCAATACCTCCGCGCTGCCGGTGCATGAGCTGTCGGAGGTCGTTGAGAATCCCGGACGCTTGTTCGGTCTGCATTTCTTCAATCCCGTCAGCCGCATGCCGCTGGTCGAGGTGGTGCGTTCGGAAACCACCTCGGATGAAACCATCGCGTCCGCCTTCGCGTTGGTGCGCCAGATTGTCAAGACGCCGGTGCTGGTGAAGGACCGTCCCGGCTTCCTCGTGAACCGTATCCTGCTACCCTACTTGGTGGATGCCGGCGTGCTGTTCGAAAACGGCGCGGATCCGGAGGTTGTCGACAAAGCCATGCTCGACTTTGGCATGCCGATGGGACCGTTGCGTTTGATCGACGAGGTCGGCCTCGATGTCTCGCTGCATGTGGCGAAGACCTTGGCCACCGCGTTCCCCGATCGAATGAAGGTCCCCGCCATTCTCGAAACGATGGTGGAGAAGCGGATGCTCGGCAAAAAGAACGGCACGGGATTCTACAAATACGACGGCAGGAAAACCGTGCCGAACCCGGACGCGCTCAAGCTCCGCACCGGCACCACCGCCATTCCGGAAGGACTTCCGCTGCGCCTCGCCAACCGCATGACCGAGGAGGCATCCCGCTGCCTGGATGAAGGCGTAGCGGCGACCGCGGACGAAATCGATCTCGCAATGATCCTGGGCACCGGCTATCCGCCATTCCGTGGAGGACCGTTGCGGCATCGCGACAACCCCATCACGCCATGAGCCTCGACACCTCGAAGATGAGCAGCGGCCAGCGCGCCGCCATGGAACTCGCCGAATCGTCACGCGACACCCGCGAGCTGAGCGGGTTCGCCGCCTCGATCTTCGACGGCAAGGCAGACTTCAGCCTGGCCTGTCCCTTCCCGATGCAACCGCAGGAGGACCGCACCCAGGGCGATGCTTTCCTTGATCTACTGCGTGATTTCCTTAAGCACCATACCGATCCCGATGCGATCGACCGCGATGGCGAGATTCCGCAGGAGGTGTTTGATGGTCTTGCCCGCCTAGGTGCTTTCGGCATCAAGATCCCCACCGAGTATGGCGGCCTCGGTCTTTCGCAAACGAACTACTCGCGCGCCGCGATGGTGCTTGGGGGCCATTGCGGCAACCTCACCGCGTTGCTCAGTGCGCATCAGTCCATCGGCATTCCGCAGCCGCTGTTGATGTTCGGCAGCGAGGAGCAGAAGCGGAAGTATTTGCCGCGCTGCGCCCACGGCGGAGTCTCCGCTTTCGCCCTCACGGAACATGACGTCGGCTCCGACCCGGCGCGCATGAAAACCGAGGCGAGGCGCGAGGGCGACCACTACATTCTCAACGGTGAAAAGCTGTGGTGCACCAACGGCCTGAAAGCCGGACACATGATCGTGATGGCGAAAACGCCGACCCCCGAGAAGCCGGGCGCGATTACGGCATTCATCGTAGAAACGGACATGCCCGGCGTGGAGATCGTCACGCGGTGCCGCTTCATGGGACTGAAGGCGCTCTACAACGGGATCATCCGCTTCACCAACGTCCGCATTCCCGCGGAGAACATCGTATTGGGAGAAGGCAAGGGATTGAAGGTCGCGCTCAGCACGCTGAATACCGGCCGCCTCACCCTGCCCGCCGCCTGCGCGGGGATGATGTATCGTCTTCTCGATATTTCCCGCCGCTGGTGCTCGACCCGTGAGCAATGGGGCCAGGTGATCGGCAAGCATGCCGCCATCGCCGCAAAGCTCGCCGACATCGCCGCCGATGCCTTCGCCACCGAGGCACTGGTCCGCTATGCATCCGCGCTGGTGGATGCCGATCATTCCGCCGACATCCGCCTCGAAGCTGCCTTGGCCAAGCTGTGGGGCACCGAAGCCGGTTGGCGTGCCGCCGACCAGACGCTCCAGCTTCGCGGCGGACGCGGCTTCGAAACCGCCGACTCGCTCCGCAACCGTGGCGAAGCACCCGAGCCGGTGGAGCGGTTTCTCCGCGACAGCCGTATCAATACCATCTTTGAAGGCTCGACGGAAATCATGCACCTCTTCATCGCCCGCGAGATGCTCGATCCGCATCTACGCCGCGGGGCCGACGCCATCGATTCGCGCAAGCCGATGGGCGAGCGCCTGTCCGTCGCCGCGAAGGCGGGCGTATTCTATGCCGGATGGTATGCGGAACGACTGCTGCCCCTGCACAGCGCGCTACCCCACGATCTCGATCCAAAGC belongs to Luteolibacter ambystomatis and includes:
- a CDS encoding 3-hydroxyacyl-CoA dehydrogenase NAD-binding domain-containing protein, with protein sequence MPNLHLQRDGDRATLTFDREGSSANIFDAATLRELDSLLADLENSPPWDGLLIVSAKPSIFIAGADLNAFLKASPEEFDALIRLGQSVFTRLQRLRIPTCAAIHGACAGGGYELALACDWRIASNAKATKIGLPETQLGILPAWGGSTRLPNRVGLPTALDVILGGKLHAAEAARRKGLVDAVVPKEVLIEQAWKLIAKGKRRPFHHPFLHSPPVRALIAKKAAKTLQEKTRGNYPGATKALAVACAATHGSPQESMDRERAAILELTPLPQTRNLIRLFFLTEKAKKDQPVAASPRNIGQIAVIGAGVMGSGIAHWLASRGHPVLLQDIDDAALARGMKTIEKLIAQAVQKHVVTRVEAQHTLDRITPVRGNVPLTRCDLVIEAAVEDLFIKRRVFGDLSARVRPDCLLATNTSALPVHELSEVVENPGRLFGLHFFNPVSRMPLVEVVRSETTSDETIASAFALVRQIVKTPVLVKDRPGFLVNRILLPYLVDAGVLFENGADPEVVDKAMLDFGMPMGPLRLIDEVGLDVSLHVAKTLATAFPDRMKVPAILETMVEKRMLGKKNGTGFYKYDGRKTVPNPDALKLRTGTTAIPEGLPLRLANRMTEEASRCLDEGVAATADEIDLAMILGTGYPPFRGGPLRHRDNPITP
- a CDS encoding acyl-CoA dehydrogenase family protein; its protein translation is MSLDTSKMSSGQRAAMELAESSRDTRELSGFAASIFDGKADFSLACPFPMQPQEDRTQGDAFLDLLRDFLKHHTDPDAIDRDGEIPQEVFDGLARLGAFGIKIPTEYGGLGLSQTNYSRAAMVLGGHCGNLTALLSAHQSIGIPQPLLMFGSEEQKRKYLPRCAHGGVSAFALTEHDVGSDPARMKTEARREGDHYILNGEKLWCTNGLKAGHMIVMAKTPTPEKPGAITAFIVETDMPGVEIVTRCRFMGLKALYNGIIRFTNVRIPAENIVLGEGKGLKVALSTLNTGRLTLPAACAGMMYRLLDISRRWCSTREQWGQVIGKHAAIAAKLADIAADAFATEALVRYASALVDADHSADIRLEAALAKLWGTEAGWRAADQTLQLRGGRGFETADSLRNRGEAPEPVERFLRDSRINTIFEGSTEIMHLFIAREMLDPHLRRGADAIDSRKPMGERLSVAAKAGVFYAGWYAERLLPLHSALPHDLDPKLRYHLRKTASLSRSLSRAIFHAMILNGPKLEKKQMLLARLVDAGAELLAMSCACGYAHAVKDDSTHPLTGKVIATADYICTRGALRVNALLHAHAEEADSRGYSLAKSLLSS